In Fusarium fujikuroi IMI 58289 draft genome, chromosome FFUJ_chr08, one genomic interval encodes:
- a CDS encoding probable sphingosine-1-phosphate lyase, with protein MKRRSPGSADDGDESSLDSDVPDPDPNSKTRISPARARRPSSLNWKPSNDRNGRNGQPREEPRQTTALKPTSLAAPSTPDMALARTPTQSPSPNRRIPRPRFSIVVLLISALGIVILISILRSLVTSQLDPKGCRMSYMRPSYVRFTEFDTEHTRFATKYSLYLYREQGIEPPDKLLGIPVLFIPGNAGSYKQVRPIAAEAANYFHNSLQHDHGTLDAGVRSLDFFTVDFNEDITAFHGQTLLDQAEYLNEAVRYILSLYSDPQRATRGGHLPDPTSVIVLGHSMGGVVARAMLVQPNYQTNSINTIITMSAPHARPPVTFDGQIVQIYDEINDYWRQAYSQKWANNNPLWHVTLVSIAGGGLDTVVPSDYASLESLVPPTHGFTVFTTGIPTVWTSMDHQAILWCDQFRKVITKTLYDIVDVHRGSQTKPRADRMKTFKKRFLTGMEPTMEKDLPLKEATTLLTLSDDSNSILPAGQRLVLSQIGQQPKPRAHLLPIPPQGSPEVKRFTVLTDAALDEAGENGKLEVLFCSVFPFQSGQATSLYPFQIDLSTEDGGSTRLACKNAASDRILLPASTASSRYPFYLDREREIIPFSYLQYDLDQLPDHQFVAIIEKSVSSTRSFLIAEFSDQSAFSKKEDTSLAKLLLSGITVDLPANRPLTTEVNIASLQSALLAYKLEITSPHCQAEKALFSPLVRQYLDRPYESKYFVNAQSVDVSLHGVAPYLPPSLESGAEKGVTFQVWTDPSCGSNIHLQIKPDFWGSLGKLYMRYRTVFAAFPMLTVALVLRKQFRVYDSSGVFISFSQSLDLCLRQSIPLLIVSLTLLSMSMEGVPATWFGRWWYQAPAAPLSIDFHRHDILIGTDDPFFWFLVPLIGVVCIGVCALVHYVTKVFTHVLGVLYWALTLLSLSSGAEEDGVARTPAFVPSTPKRRMITTAILLFLVWTFIPYQFAYLVACLVQLFTVIRALRINENAPSDANSNYYHYAHSVLLLMLWILPINLPILAVWIRNLAVHWLTPFSSHHNVLSIMPFILLVENLTTGKMVPQVGRLFGYVTSLLLFATALYAAMYGISHAYMLHYLVNIIAAWLVVLHSTKDPFSLSGLGAIFESSPTEEHKKSKTSL; from the exons ATGAAGAGGCGCTCCCCCGGGTCGGCCGACGACGGTGACGAATCCTCCCTCGACTCCGATGTTCCCGACCCCGATCCTAATTCAAAAACGCGCATATCACCCGCGCGAGCTCGAAGACCGAGTAGTCTTAATTGGAAGCCCTCCAACGATCGCAATGGCAGAAACGGCCAGCCTCGCGAAGAGCCTCGCCAAACCACCGCCCTGAAGCCCACCTCTCTTGCAGCACCATCAACCCCCGACATGGCTCTCGCTAGGACACCGACACAGTCTCCGTCGCCGAATCGACGCATACCCCGTCCACGGTTCTCCATCGTTGTTTTGCTCATTTCTGCATTGGGTATCGTCATTCTTATCAGTATCCTAAGGTCTCTTGTGACCAGTCAACTCGATCCAAAGGGTTGCCGGATGTCGTACATGCGCCCATCATATGTGCGCTTCACCGAGTTTGATACGGAGCATACACGCTTTGCAACCAAGTATTCTTTGTATCTGTATCGAGAACAAGGCATAGAGCCACCGGACAAG CTTCTGGGCATCCCTGTCTTGTTCATCCCCGGAAACGCAGGCAGCTACAAGCAGGTCCGTCCAATCGCTGCCGAAGCCGCAAATTACTTTCACAATAGCCTTCAGCACGATCATGGGACTCTTGATGCCGGCGTCCGGAGTTTAGATTTCTTTACCGTGGATTTCAACGAGGATATCACAGCATTTCATGGCCAGACGCTTCTCGACCAAGCCGAATACCTTAATGAAGCTGTTCGCTACATACTGTCGCTTTACTCTGACCCCCAACGCGCAACTCGAGGGGGCCACCTCCCTGATCCGACATCAGTTATCGTTTTGGGACACTCTATGGGCGGAGTGGTCGCAAGAGCTATGCTTGTTCAGCCTAATTACCAAACGAATTCGATCAACACCATTATCACAATGTCGGCACCGCATGCTCGGCCCCCTGTCACTTTTGACGGGCAAATAGTTCAAATTTACGATGAGATCAACGATTATTGGCGTCAGGCTTATTCGCAAAAATGGGCAAACAACAACCCTTTGTGGCATGTTACTCTGGTTTCGATCGCCGGCGGTGGGTTAGACACGGTTGTTCCATCAGATTATGCAAGTCTCGAGTCTCTGGTCCCTCCAACACATGGTTTCACTGTCTTCACAACCGGTATACCGACTGTCTGGACAAGTATGGACCACCAGGCTATTCTTTGGTGTGACCAGTTTCGGAaagtcatcaccaagactctCTATGATATCGTCGATGTTCATCGAGGATCGCAAACCAAGCCGCGAGCTGATCGAATGAAGACTTTCAAAAAGCGATTTCTGACAGGAATGGAGCCAACTATGGAAAAGGACTTGCCACTGAAAGAAGCCACCACTCTTCTGACATTGAGCGACGACTCAAACTCGATTCTTCCAGCAGGACAGCGGCTCGTCCTTAGTCAAATCGGCCAGCAGCCGAAACCTCGAGCTCATCTGCTTCCCATCCCACCGCAGGGATCTCCCGAGGTCAAACGATTCACTGTTCTTACGGATGCTGCTTTAGACGAAGCTGGTGAAAATGGCAAGTTGGAAGTCTTGTTCTGCAGCGTATTCCCCTTCCAGTCTGGGCAAGCCACATCGCTATATCCATTCCAAATTGATCTCTCAACCGAGGATGGTGGTTCGACCAGGCTTGCTTGTAAGAACGCTGCTTCAGACCGGATTCTGCTGCCTGCGTCCACAGCCTCGTCTAGATATCCTTTCTACCTCGACCGAGAGCGAGAAATTATCCCTTTCTCATACCTTCAATATGATCTCGACCAGCTGCCCGATCACCAATTTGTGGCTATTATAGAGAAGTCTGTTTCAAGCACGCGCAGTTTCTTGATTGCCGAGTTCAGCGATCAGTCTGCGTTTTCGAAGAAAGAAGACACTAGTCTAGCGAAACTACTTTTATCTGGAATCACCGTGGACCTGCCTGCAAACCGGCCTCTGACTACAGAGGTCAACATCGCCTCGTTGCAGTCGGCTCTTCTTGCCTACAAGCTGGAAATCACAAGTCCCCATTGCCAAGCTGAAAAGGCCCTCTTCAGCCCTTTGGTCCGACAATATCTTGATCGGCCATACGAGTCCAAGTATTTTGTCAACGCTCAGTCTGTCGATGTCAGTTTGCATGGCGTGGCTCCCTATCTCCCTCCGTCGCTGGAATCTGGGGCTGAAAAGGGGGTTACCTTTCAAGTTTGGACAGATCCTTCATGCGGCTCAAATATTCACCTTCAAATCAAGCCTGATTTCTGGGGCAGCCTCGGCAAGCTCTACATGAGGTACCGGACCGTCTTTGCCGCTTTCCCTATGTTAACTGTTGCTCTCGTTTTGCGCAAGCAGTTCCGTGTTTACGACAGCTCAGGAGTTTTTATCTCATTCTCACAGAGTCTGGATTTGTGTCTCCGTCAGTCGATACCGCTACTGATCGTATCTCTGACGCTCTTGTCGATGTCAATGGAAGGGGTTCCAGCTACCTGGTTCGGCAGATGGTGGTACCAAGCGCCTGCTGCGCCCTTATCCATTGACTTTCATCGCCACGACATTCTTATTGGAACGGACGATCCCTTCTTCTGGTTTCTTGTTCCCCTGATTGGTGTCGTTTGCATTGGTGTTTGTGCCTTGGTTCACTACGTGACCAAAGTCTTCACGCACGTCCTTGGCGTCCTTTATTGGGCTCTAACCCTACTCTCCCTCTCAAGCGGAGCTGAAGAGGATGGAGTGGCGAGAACACCTGCATTTGTCCCGTCGACTCCCAAGAGGCGCATGATCACTACAGCCATTCTGCTGTTCCTCGTCTGGACATTCATTCCCTACCAATTTGCCTACCTGGTGGCATGCCTGGTGCAGCTTTTCACGGTGATACGAGCTCTTCGTATCAACGAAAATGCCCCTTCGGATGCAAACTCGAATTACTACCACTATGCACACTCTGTCCTGCTTCTAATGCTGTGGATTCTCCCGATCAACCTACCCATCCTAGCAGTATGGATTCGCAACTTGGCTGTTCATTGGCTCACGCCATTTTCTTCACACCATAATGTTCTTTCAATAATGCCTTTCATCCTTCTTGTGGAGAATCTGACAACAGGCAAGATGGTACCCCAAGTTGGTAGACTTTTTGGTTATGTAACAAGCCTGCTTCTTTTCGCGACAGCGCTCTACGCCGCCATGTATGGGATCTCTCACGCATATATGCTTCACTACTTGGTGAACATCATTGCTGCTTGGCTAGTCGTGTTGCATTCTACTAAGGACCCCTTCTCCCTAAGCGGACTCGGCGCGATTTTTGAAAGCAGCCCAACGGAGGAACACAAAAAGTCCAAAACTTCTTTATGA
- a CDS encoding related to TMS1 protein — MGALLSLPLLAVPSIGTIASFAASCCGAATCSMVCSACGKCGNSIATRIAYALLLLVNSIIAWIMLTPWAIKKLQKLTLDYVTINCPTGECHGWFAVHRINFALGLFHLILAGLLFGVATSKNPRAAIQNGYWGPKVIAWLAFVVLSFLIPDSFFLFWGNYIAFAAAMLFLLLGLILLVDLAHNWAEYCLAQIEDTDSRVWRFVLIGSTLGMYIGSLAMTIVQYIFFARGSCSMNQAVITINLILWLGISVISVNPTVQEFNPKAGLAQAAMVAVYCTYLTMSAVSMEPNNECNPLIQGQGTRATSIVIGAIVTLLTIAYTTTRAATQSLGLGNSNGIQLPDDDEHGLVTQQPSARREMRAEALRRAVEEGSLPADALLSDDESDAGDAPAGDDERNRTQYSYSVFHIIFFLATAWVATLLTMNFDESTKDGDFATVGRTYAASWVKIVSAWVCYGMYTWTLVAPVVLPDRFDFS, encoded by the exons ATGGGTGCCCTCTTGTCTTTGCCGCTTCTGGCGGTACCCAGCATTGGTACC ATTGCTTCCTTTGCTGCCAGCTGTTGCGGCGCTGCGACCTGCTCCATGGTCTGTAGCGCCTGCGGCAAATGCGGCAATAGTATCGCAACCCGTATCGCATAcgcgctcctcctcctcgtcaactcGATCATCGCATGGATAATGCTCACGCCTTGGGCCATCAAGAAACTCCAGAAACTTACCCTCGACTACGTTACGATTAATTGTCCGACTGGTGAATGCCATGGCTGGTTCGCGGTTCACCGAATTAATTTTGCGCTTggtctcttccatctcatccttgcTGGTTTACTATTTGGTGTCGCAACTTCGAAAAACCCCCGTGCTGCTATTCAGAACGGCTACTGGGGCCCCAAGGTTATCGCATGGCTCGCCTTTGTTGTCCTATCCTTTTTGATTCctgacagcttcttcttgttttgGGGCAACTACATTGCTTTCGCCGCAGCCATGCTGTTCCTTTTACTCGGACTCATCTTGCTTGTTGACCTAGCTCACAACTGGGCTGAGTATTGCTTGGCTCAGATCGAGGATACTGACTCAAGAGTTTGGCGATTCGTTCTGATTGGCTCTACTCTCGGCATGTATATCGGATCGCTTGCCATGACTATTGTGCAGTACATATTCTTTGCTCGCGGTTCATGCTCTATGAACCAGGCTGTGATCACCATCAATCTGATTCTATGGCTCGGAATCTCGGTCATTTCCGTCAACCCTACTGTTCAAGAGTTCAATCCCAAGGCGGGACTTGCTCAAGCTGCTATGGTTGCCGTCTACTGCACATACTTGACTATGTCAGCTGTGTCAATGGAGCCGAACAACGAGTGCAACCCTCTTATTCAGGGACAGGGAACACGAGCAACCTCTATCGTTATTGGTGCAATTGTCACTCTACTCACTATTGCTTACACTACCACACGAGCCGCAACCCAGAGTCTCGGACTTGGCAACTCGAATGGAATACAGTTGcccgacgacgatgagcacGGACTTGTGACCCAACAGCCCAGTGCTCGTCGGGAAATGCGAGCTGAGGCTTTGCGTCGAGCTGTCGAAGAAGGCAGCCTCCCAGCTGACGCCCTGCTATCCGATGACGAAAGTGATGCTGGGGACGCCCCTGCAGGAGATGACGAGCGAAACAGGACCCAGTACAGTTACTCAGTGTTccacatcatcttcttcttggccactGCCTGGGTGGCTACTCTACTCACCATGAACTTTGACGAATCTACCAAGGATGGTGACTTTGCGACCGTTGGCCGTACCTACGCTGCGAGCTGGGTCAAGATTGTTAGTGCCTGGGTTTGTTACGGCATGTATACGTGGACTTTGGTGGCGCCTGTTGTCCTTCCCGACCGTTTTGACTTTTCTTGA
- a CDS encoding MCH1-like monocarboxylate permease: MHQDQQQSLFQARIIASVAATILSLACGTNYVYSAWAPQFAERLKLSSTESNLIGLAGNLGMYTLGMPIGIFVDHRGPRPAVLGGAIFMLFGYFPLHQAYHRGSGSVMLMCLFSYMTGLGGCMAFAAAVKTSALNWPNHRGTATAFPLAAFVFFPGDPSAFLELLAWGTFGLTFGSFFFLKVHHEQAEYEAVPASDETPSIPSTDPQQLRPGSSDEPKPYRSSRAEDEPGMLTNSSSNSTSTSTIRSSHAPAVASSSTAPANTPDPTGSPGISFAPEFGLVVAPENPEDLEVGETSPLISRAGHPPLGNSDINSGGSHHVDIRGLALVRSVSFWHLFVIMAILAGVGLMTINNIGNDAKALWKHYDKNVTDEFLVHRQQMHVSTLSICSFLGRLLSGVGSDFLVNKLHASRLWCLVVACAVFIFAQVCALNIEIPQLLGLVSGPSGLAYGFLFGVSPSLVAEMFGVRGLSQNWGFLTMAPVISSNIFNIFYGKIYDQHSVVGPDGERFCSVGLECYRSAYWVTLISCCAGTGITLWAIRHRHNKYLRAMDKGDEED; encoded by the exons ATgcatcaagaccagcaacaaaGCCTCTTTCAGGCCCGTATTATTGCCAGCGTCGCAGCTACTATTTTATCCCTGGCTTGTGGTACCAAT TATGTCTACTCAGCTTGGGCTCCGCAATTTGCGGAACGACTCAAGTTGTCGTCTACAGAGAGTAACCTGATCGGCCTGGCTGGCAACCTGGGAATGTACACCTTGGGAATGCCCATCGGTATATTCGTTGACCATCGTGGTCCTCGGCCTGCTGTCCTTGGTGGAGCTATATTTATGCTCTTTGGCTACTTTCCTCTGCATCAAGCCTACCATCGTGGATCAGGATCAGTCATGTTGATGTGTCTCTTCTCTTATATGACCGGCTTAGGTGGTTGTATGGCAttcgctgctgctgtcaagaCGTCTGCTCTCAACTGGCCCAACCATCGGGGAACCGCCACAGCCTTTCCTCTGGCTGCCTTTG TCTTCTTCCCTGGAGACCCCAGTGctttccttgagcttcttgcttgGGGCACATTTGGCCTTACTTttggcagcttcttcttcctcaaggtCCATCACGAACAAGCTGAGTATGAGGCTGTACCTGCTTCGGACGAAACCCCCAGTATTCCATCTACCGACCCCCAACAACTCCGACCAGGCTCCTCCGATGAACCAAAGCCCTACCGCTCGTCTCGAGCAGAGGACGAACCCGGTATGTTGACTAATTCCAGTAGTAatagcaccagcaccagcacaaTTAGGAGCTCCCACGCACCCGCTGtagcatcctcatcaaccgCCCCCGCCAACACCCCAGATCCGACGGGCTCTCCTGGAATATCATTTGCGCCTGAATTTGGCCTTGTGGTCGCCCCCGAGAATCCCGAAGACCTCGAGGTCGGCGAGACGTCCCCCTTGATATCTCGAGCCGGACATCCCCCTCTTGGAAACAGTGATATTAATAGCGGTGGATCTCATCATGTAGACATTCGGGGTCTTGCTCTCGTGCGCAGTGTCAGTTTTTGGCACCTTTTCGTCATCATGGCTATTttggctggtgttggtctCATGACCATCAA CAACATCGGCAACGACGCCAAGGCTCTTTGGAAACACTACGACAAAAATGTTACTGACGAATTTCTCGTTCATCGACAACAAATGCATGTATCGACTCTCTCTATTTGCAGTTTCTTGGGTAGACTATTGAGTG GCGTGGGTTCTGACTTTTTGGTGAACAAGCTTCACGCCAGCAGGCTCTGGTGTCTTGTCGTCGCTTGCGcagtcttcatcttcgctcAAGTGTGCGCATTGAATATTGAGATCCCACAACTCCTCGGGCTGGTCTCGGGCCCATCAGGACTCGCCTATGGATTCCTATTTGGCGTTTCCCCTTCTCTCGTCGCCGAAATGTTTGGTGTCCGAGGATTAAGCCAGAACTGgggcttcttgaccatggcTCCTGTTATTTCGTCCAAcatttttaatatcttttatggAAAAATCTATGACCAGCATAGTGTTGTTGGACCAGACGGTGAGCGTTTCTGCTCAGTTGGACTCGAATGCTATCGCTCTGCTTACTGGGTTACCCTCATCTCCTGCTGCGCGGGAACGGGTATCACTCTTTGGGCGATTCGTCACCGGCATAACAAATATCTAAGAGCAATGGACAaaggtgatgaagaggattaG